In Xyrauchen texanus isolate HMW12.3.18 chromosome 27, RBS_HiC_50CHRs, whole genome shotgun sequence, one genomic interval encodes:
- the LOC127621201 gene encoding LOW QUALITY PROTEIN: patched domain-containing protein 3-like (The sequence of the model RefSeq protein was modified relative to this genomic sequence to represent the inferred CDS: inserted 2 bases in 1 codon): protein MLIDRNKKDLAWKRVSEEIGQPGIGVDDMFIMISCWQKTNVHDEVEERLAATYKEAAVSITITTLTDVISFYIGLLTPFRSVQSFCMYASTAILFCYFLNITFFGAYLALNGRREKGNKHWLTCMEVQKANGGGATGNMCCIGGAFNENTGTDLEMPMDICFKKHYGPFLTKTSVKMFVCFFFAGYLAVSIYGCLKIKEGLDLKNLAADNSYVGNYYNDEDQYFSAYGPNVMLVITDEHFQYWNATAREHLDRCLENFQNLSMASKDSEISLISWLHAYLKYGKNITDNETHFKSNINEFLNIAGFSQDVNFTNNQIHASRMFIQTVNIRTSFDQRDMLNAFRETAEKCEKLPTPIILTVXYPLFIYYDQYAVIVSNTIQNVIATSCAMLVISLLLIPNPLCSLWVTFAIASVFVGVAGFMALWDVSLDSVSMIILIICIGFSVDFSAHISYAFVSSKKSSANEKAIDAIYHLGYPIIQGAVSTIAGVVVLAAAESCIFRTFFKIMFLVIIIGATHGIMFIPVFLTFFGTCDHMSCAKCGKNKQSQGRSEHSDIKDQKVVTVMSQNVIIQTDTKCSTSNNVYNCGIDRRTAMPIFITLKNGALPFDPDCY, encoded by the exons GTATTGGTGTTGATGATATGTTCATAATGATCTCCTGCTGGCAGAAGACTAATGTTCATGATGAAGTTGAAGAACGTTTAGCAGCAACATATAAAGAGGCAGCTGTTTCCATCACTATCACCACACTGACAGATGTGATCTCTTTCTACATAGGTCTCTTGACTCCCTTCCGCTCAGTACAATCTTTCTGCATGTATGCTAGCACAGCTATTCTCTTCTGTTACTTCCTTAACATTACATTCTTTGGCGCCTATCTTGCATTGAATGGAAGGCGAGAAAAAGGTAACAAGCACTGGCTGACTTGTATGGAAGTCCAAAAAGCCAATGGTGGTGGTGCAACTGGCAATATGTGTTGTATTGGTGGTGCTTTTAATGAAAACACTGGTACTGATTTAGAAATGCCAATGGATATATGCTTTAAAAAGCACTATGGGCCATTTCTGACAAAGACCTCGGTtaagatgtttgtgtgttttttctttgCTGGTTATTTGGCAGTCAGCATTTATGGATGCTTAAAAATAAAAGAGGGACTTGATCTGAAAAATTTAGCTGCTGACAACTCGTATGTGGGCAATTACTACAATGATGAGGATCAATATTTTTCTGCTTATGGTCCCAATGTCATGTTGGTTATAACAGATGAACACTTTCAGTACTGGAATGCAACTGCTCGTGAACACCTTGACAGGTGTCTGGAAAATTTTCAGAATCTTTCAATGGCATCAAAAGATTCAGAAATTTCATTAATTTCTTGGCTTCATGCATATTTGAAGTATGGAAAGAATATTACAGATAATGaaacacatttcaaaagtaatataAATGAATTTCTTAATATTGCTGGTTTTAGTCAGGATGTTAACTTTACTAACAATCAAATTCACGCATCACGCATGTTCATTCAGACGGTGAACATAAGAACATCATTCGATCAGAGGGACATGCTAAATGCATTTAGAGAAACAGCAGAAAAATGTGAAAAGTTGCCAACACCCATTATTCTAACAGT ATATCCTTTGTTTATCTATTATGATCAATATGCTGTTATAGTCAGTAACACAATCCAAAATGTAATAGCGACTTCATGTGCaatgttagttatttcactcttGTTGATTCCCAATCCTCTCTGTTCTCTCTGGGTGACATTTGCCATTGCATCTGTTTTTGTGGGTGTGGCTGGTTTTATGGCACTATGGGACGTTAGTTTAGACTCTGTATCTATGATCATTCTTATTATCTGTATTGGGTTTTCTGTGGACTTCTCTGCACACATATCCTATGCTTTTGTGTCCAGCAAAAAATCTTCAGCGAATGAGAAAGCCATAGATGCCATCTATCATCTGGGCTATCCAATAATACAAGGTGCAGTGTCCACTATTGCAGGTGTAGTTGTGCTTGCGGCAGCAGAGAGTTGTATTTTCAGAACCTTCTTTAAAATCATGTTCTTAGTCATTATTATTGGGGCCACCCATGGCATCATGTTCATACCTGTGTTTTTGACCTTCTTTGGCACTTGTGACCACATGTCTTGTGccaaatgtggaaaaaataaacaGAGTCAAGGGCGTTCTGAGCACAGTGACATAAAGGATCAGAAAGTAGTAACAGTAATGAGTCAAAATGTCATTATCCAGACTGATACCAAATGTAGTACTTCAAATAATGTCTACAATTGCGGCATTGATCGTAGGACAGCTATGCCGATATTTATCACCCTGAAGAATGGAGCATTGCCATTTGATCCTGACTGTTACTGA